The segment ccagCATTCGGTGCTTGGCAGGTGTTAATTTCGGACCCTGTTAACGTGTATCATTGTAACCACGTCCTATCACTCTGACATGATAAAACATTCCTTCAACCAGGTTTCATTaccatatttttttgtttttttttgattggGAGCAGAAAAAAATGCTGCTGCTTTGTGACATGGGGACGCCATGGCTATTAGGAAACTATTTCTGTAGACCCTCATTATGCTATTCAGCAGCTTGGTGGCCATCTCGCAGGCAGTGTATAATTTCCCCTTGAGAGCTATAATTATCAGAAGAGAGTGAATGGGCCTGTATGATGTGGAAATGTAGAGCTGGTGGAGAAGGTCAACTAAaaggaaatttaaaaaaaaaaaatacaaaaaaatacaaaaacaaacccaTTTTTACATCTGCAGAAGAAAATGTACAACTCGTGTCATTTatgtgctgctggaggaggtAAACTGTTTTGAATCATCAGTGGGCTGAGCTCCGGCACGGGGCAGTGTGCTCACTGTGGAGTCCGTCACTTACTGAGGATGGGGTACATGAGCAGCACTTTTCTCCTGTACACGTCCGGGGGGAACTTGGCATAGTAGACTTTGGCTTTCTGTGTCTCCTCGTCACTTTGGATGAGGATCTTGCCGATGCGGATGGACCGGCAGCAGTCCCTGAGACCCTGCTCCATGGCCTCACCTGTGGGGAGACACACAGCAGGCTGCGTCTAAACCCTAAACAACTAAAACTGGGCTTTCTTCCCTTATGATCCTTAAAGTCactctgaaatgaaaaatggcttttttgcTCATTCCAACTAttataccatacacctatttgacaatttatgccaaaaaaacatgacaagaaaattattttattgcatttctatatcaaaatctcattactttcacttcattgaaaaaggaaaatctttagtggtgacttcatcgtgtaccaggaggcgtaccctaactgatatcccattggtttacacttttgaatgatccctccacacgttatgtcccaccccaatatcctgtttcaactacTGCCTTCCCACTGGCCTGGATAGAGTGTTTGAGGTATATTGTGTGTCCAACAGGCCTACTTTCTTGACTTCTCTTCCCTAACATAACTGTCACAAAAGGTAGAACGAGTTTTGCAATAACTGCATTAATACAACTACAATAACATTAAGTAATGTCTCATTAAATCTGAGCAAGAGGACAAGAAAGGAAAACCAGCACTTCAACCTACTGAGATGCTTTCAGAGAACATGTAAAAGTATGAAATGTATCTGTCTCAATTGCGCCATGTGACAGGTTCTTACTGTACCGCTTAGTATTCAAAAGATCAATCAATTTCACTGAGAGAAAAGGGACTGACTGCTGGCAGAAAGGGTATGATCCAGCGCACACAATGGCCTGGCCTTGTGAATAAGGGCAGAGCAGAATGTATGTAGGAGTGCACAGTCTGCACAAAGCGCATATGCCTGGAAGACATAATACATGCTCTTACAAAGGAGAGACTCTAATTTGGTAGGTGTGCTATGACAGGTTCCCCTTATCCTTTGACTTACCACTCCTCATAATGCTGACTCCACAGTTGCCTCTTTCAAACTTGACACCTTCATACTTGTACCCTGGGGGTAAAAATGAAGTGGGAACAGTCAAAATGTAGCTCTTCTGAACAATCCCACTCAGTCATAAATGTTGGCTGTAAAATATTGGAGAAAGCCCTGCTCTTATTTTTGCATAGTAGTCATTGTAATTAATTTGTTCAATCTCACATGCTGGAGCTCAGATCCTCCTCAGTGTCCACCCTGTCCTTTTAAACCCCAACACTGACTTTGTTACTAGAGGAAGAGATCCTCACCTGTTGGTGTGGTCACAGTGCACTCTGAGTAGGGGAGCTGATTCAAACCCTCTTCAACCACTAGCCTGATCTGTTGATGGAGAGACAATGAAGCACTACATAGctcaaaaacagacacacagtgtgtgtgtgcagtgattAAGTCATGATCTTACCAGCCGGtcagcacaaaacacaaaatctcCTCTGCTGGTGGTCCTGAAAATGGGAATAAAAACTTGGGATTATCGAGATTTGATTTGCTAGTTTATAATGCACTTTATTTACCCTATGGATAATGCTTAATTGTATCCAGCAGGACATCAACAGACACACGGCTCAGTCAAAGCACAGCCAGCAGCAAGTATGACATGTGTACAGATGACGGACTAGGGACTCACTTGTCTCTGATTATAGTCTGTAATTCACGAATCTGGTCGTTCAGAGGGAGCAGTTTAAGCTGAGGTCCCAAAACATCTTGGTTTACGGACTGTATGCTGACATCAGCTGCTTCAGAGTTGGACACCACTGCAGCGacactgctgctactgctgctgctgctgtttgcaaACCGAACTTGCTTCATGGGGTGCTCTTGGCCACTGTTGACATTGTTCAGTTGTTGATTGTGGCATGGCATCCTGAGTACACTGTGGCAGTAACACAAAACAATCAACGCTTGTCTTTGAAAAGTGTGTAAAAGTGAAAAGCTAACGTTATATCTTCGTCGTACGCCCACTGACCTGCTGTCTGACAAAGAGGACCAGCCAGGCAACGTGTTCTTCCTTAGCTTTGATTCCCGTTTCGAAGTCGAGTGCAATTTCCCAGTCACACAGCTACCACGTGTAAATAATAAATTAGGGTCACCTTCACAAACTAAAATATACCCAATCACGCCCGGTCAATATCAAACAAGAGACTGGTATCTTACAGGAATGTATCCAGCAGTAGCTCGTTAGCTAGCTGTGACACTGACAGCGCTGCTGAAACCGGAAATGACGAAGCCGGTTTGTTGACTAACTGCCTTCCTTCGTCAACATGGCGCCGATGTTGGTCCCGCTGAAATGTGGGTTTCACTTTCAAAGACGAAAATTAGCACTACTACTTCGACAGACGAGTTCGTATCACGTTTGGAACAAAAGTGGCAGTCAAAATGGGACGGAGCATAAACGCCAAAGTACATATCTGGTCAGTGATAAGTTGAATAGTTGGAAAGGACACAGTGTTTTTGGTGTGACAGTCACTACGCAAGGACAGAGATGTTAATTATTTCCAACTAGTTTCAGCGTTACCTAAGTTAGGTTAGAACAgttgagtttgtttgtttggtcttTTTGTCTCATTTGCTTTCAAGCGCAGTCGCTGTCATGTAACTTAATGCTAGTTAACTAGCATGCTACATAACGTTTTAGCTAACTAGATTATGTATGAGTTTGTTAGCTAGCTCAGCCACTCTCCCCTTATAGGTTGTACAATGAAATAACGTCAGAAAAATCTTGTATTCTTCTTAGATTTATTAATATGTAAAGTTGCAGAAGTCTGTGTGCTTAGCGATTAATGTTAACGCTTTATCAGCTTGTAGTGTCTGTCAGTGGCCCCAGTCACGTGTTGCAAGTGCCGACTGACAGTAACGTAATGTCCCTTGGCGTTAGATAAGACCACTGTCTCTCCCACCATAAAACCTCCTTGCTCCCACCCCGTGAACCTGCTGATGTAATTGTTATCACGTGTGTTAGCAGCCGGCTtcttactgtttttttgtttgttttttaaatcgCTGGCATGTGTACTGTCAATTTGTCTTGTCCTAATCAGACTGTAACTCTTTGACTCAAAGCTACAGCTGGATGGGAGGTCTAGCTCGCTGGGCTGCTAGTCAACTTTacttttctactgtttttatcTGAAGTCATAGGTGATAAAGTCATAGTATACATCTATTTtaaatagtatcaaactgatgttagTTCTATAAAGTTACTGTATTTTAAGCAtgaattgtttatttttatttacattggTAGATATTTGCCTAATGATAAGCACCGTTTAAAGGTCACAGTTTATGTGGACGAATGTATGTAGACAAGGTGATCCCTGTATTCATCAAAGTGTAAGTGCTCATCTGGACGTAGTCCAGGTTGTCTCTTATAGACAATCACAAGTCACTTTGTATTGAATAATGTACTA is part of the Centroberyx gerrardi isolate f3 chromosome 16, fCenGer3.hap1.cur.20231027, whole genome shotgun sequence genome and harbors:
- the uprt gene encoding uracil phosphoribosyltransferase homolog isoform X2; this encodes MKQVRFANSSSSSSSSVAAVVSNSEAADVSIQSVNQDVLGPQLKLLPLNDQIRELQTIIRDKTTSRGDFVFCADRLIRLVVEEGLNQLPYSECTVTTPTGYKYEGVKFERGNCGVSIMRSGEAMEQGLRDCCRSIRIGKILIQSDEETQKAKVYYAKFPPDVYRRKVLLMYPILSTGNTVIEAVRVLIEHGVQPRHIILLSLFSTPHGAKSIIQEFPDITILTTEVHPVAPTHFGQRYFGTD
- the uprt gene encoding uracil phosphoribosyltransferase homolog isoform X1; the protein is MPCHNQQLNNVNSGQEHPMKQVRFANSSSSSSSSVAAVVSNSEAADVSIQSVNQDVLGPQLKLLPLNDQIRELQTIIRDKTTSRGDFVFCADRLIRLVVEEGLNQLPYSECTVTTPTGYKYEGVKFERGNCGVSIMRSGEAMEQGLRDCCRSIRIGKILIQSDEETQKAKVYYAKFPPDVYRRKVLLMYPILSTGNTVIEAVRVLIEHGVQPRHIILLSLFSTPHGAKSIIQEFPDITILTTEVHPVAPTHFGQRYFGTD